In a single window of the Magnolia sinica isolate HGM2019 chromosome 7, MsV1, whole genome shotgun sequence genome:
- the LOC131251439 gene encoding probable auxin efflux carrier component 1c — protein sequence MITLSDFYHVMTAVVPLYVAMILAYGSVKWWKIFSPDQCSGINRFVALFAVPLLSFHFISTNDPYTMNIRFIAADTLQKLIVLAILAVWSKVSKKGCLEWTITLFSLSTLPNTLVMGIPLLKGMYGDFSGSLMVQIVVLQCIIWYTLMLFMFEYRGAKLLITEQFPDTARSIVSIAVDSDVMSLDGREMLQTDAEIREDGKLHVTVRRSNASRSDIYSRRSQATPRPSNLTNAEIYSLQSSRNPTPRGSSFNHMDFYSMMAGGRNSNFGPAEAVGSRGPTPRPSNYEEEGSTNKSRFHYHTAAAGGGAHYPAPNPGMFSPTGSKPSATTTAAAKRTNGQAATRADEGTKDLHMFVWSSSASPVSDVFGNQEYIGGATATGAATTTDAPVKEVRMAVSPGKVEDRGGERHGEYLERDEFSFGNRVEQEGDVYGKNKSGSGSEKGKALPPASVMTRLILIMVWRKLIRNPNTYSSLIGLTWSLVSYRWHVSMPAIIAKSIAILSDAGLGMAMFSLGLFMALQPRIIACGNSIATFAMAVRFLTGPAVMAAASIAVGLRGVLLHVAIVQAALPQGIVPFVFAKEYNVHPDILSTAVIFGMLIALPITLVYYILLGL from the exons ATGATCACTCTATCGGACTTCTACCATGTCATGACTGCCGTCGTTCCACTCTACGTGGCCATGATCCTCGCCTACGGCTCCGTCAAATGGTGGAAGATCTTCTCCCCCGATCAATGCTCCGGCATCAACCGCTTCGTCGCCCTCTTCGCTGTTCCACTTCTCTCCTTCCACTTTATCTCCACTAACGATCCTTACACCATGAACATACGTTTCATCGCCGCCGACACTCTCCAGAAACTGATCGTCCTCGCCATCTTAGCCGTCTGGAGTAAAGTAAGCAAGAAAGGCTGCTTGGAGTGGACCATCACACTCTTCTCACTCTCAACTCTTCCAAACACCCTAGTCATGGGAATTCCACTCCTTAAAGGGATGTATGGCGACTTCTCCGGCAGTTTGATGGTCCAGATCGTTGTCTTGCAGTGTATTATCTGGTATACTCTCATGCTCTTCATGTTCGAGTATAGAGGCGCTAAGTTACTCATCACCGAGCAGTTCCCAGACACGGCTCGCTCCATCGTCTCCATCGCCGTTGATTCTGATGTAATGTCACTTGACGGCCGAGAGATGCTGCAGACTGATGCAGAGATTAGAGAAGATGGGAAGTTGCACGTGACGGTCCGGAGATCCAATGCATCGCGGTCGGATATTTATTCGCGACGGTCTCAGGCAACCCCACGCCCATCCAACCTGACTAATGCTGAAATATACTCGCTGCAGTCGAGCCGGAATCCAACGCCGAGGGGTTCCAGCTTTAATCACATGGATTTCTATTCAATGATGGCAGGGGGACGAAACTCCAACTTCGGTCCAGCGGAAGCGGTTGGATCAAGGGGTCCAACGCCAAGGCCGTCCAACTACGAAGAGGAAGGCAGCACCAACAAGTCTAGATTCCATTACCATACTGCAGCAGCAGGTGGTGGGGCTCACTACCCGGCTCCGAATCCAGGGATGTTTTCTCCTACAGGCTCTAAGCCCTCCGCAACCACTACTGCTGCTGCTAAAAGGACTAATGGTCAGGCAGCAACGAGAGCGGATGAAGGGACGAAAGATCTCCACATGTTTGTGTGGAGCTCGAGTGCATCCCCGGTTTCAGATGTGTTTGGGAATCAAGAATATATAGGAGGGGCCACTGCCACTGGTGCTGCCACCACCACAGATGCTCCTGTCAAGGAAGTAAGAATGGCAGTATCTCCAGGAAAAG TTGAGGATCGCGGCGGAGAGCGGCACGGAGAGTATTTGGAGAGAGATGAATTTAGCTTTGGAAATAGAGTGGAGCAAGAAGGAGATGTCTATGGGAAAAATAAGAGCGGCAGCGGTAGCGAGAAAGGTAAGGCATTGCCGCCGGCGAGTGTGATGACACGGCTAATTCTGATAATGGTGTGGAGGAAGTTGATCAGGAACCCTAATACATactcgagcttgattggcctaACTTGGTCTCTGGTCTCCTATAG GTGGCATGTTAGCATGCCTGCCATTATAGCGAAGTCCATTGCTATACTGTCGGATGCAGGTCTTGGAATGGCCATGTTCAGCTTAG GGCTGTTCATGGCATTGCAGCCAAGGATCATAGCATGTGGCAATTCAATTGCAACTTTTGCAATGGCCGTGAGATTCCTTACAGGGCCAGCTGTTATGGCAGCAGCTTCCATTGCTGTTGGATTGCGAGGCGTTCTCCTCCATGTCGCCATTGTACAg GCAGCCCTTCCTCAAGGCATTGTACCCTTTGTCTTCGCAAAGGAATACAACGTACACCCAGATATTCTCAGCACCGC GGTTATTTTTGGGATGCTAATTGCATTGCCCATAACACTGGTTTATTACATTTTACTTGGGCTGTGA